The Desulfobacterales bacterium nucleotide sequence AGTTTCTCGAAGATGAAATTCAGCGTAGAACTAAAGAAATTTCTGCAATTCAGGACGTAACAATACTGTCTATGGCTTCCTTAGCTGAAACACGAGACAATGAGACCGGCAATCACATCCGCCGTACCCAGTTTTATGTGCAAGCGTTGTCGAAAAAACTCCGTATCAATGAAAAATACAGTCATTTTCTCGACAATGATAAAACAATAGATATTTTATTTAAATCAGCGCCTCTGCATGACATTGGCAAAGTCGGCATTCCGGATAGTATTCTTCTCAAGCAAGGACGATTAACACCAGAAGAGTTCGAAATCATGAAAACACATACGACATTAGGCCGCGATGCGATTTTATCCGCTGAAAGGCGGCTTGGAGTTCAGTTGCCTTTTCTGAAATTAGCGAAAGAAATCGCATATACACACCAAGAGAAATGGGATGGCTCAGGCTATCCTGAGGGAATGTCCGGTGATGATATCCCTATTTCCGGTCGTTTAATGGCCATTGCCGATGTTTATGATGCGCTAATAAGCTGTCGCGTGTATAAGGAAGCTATGTCGCATGAAAAAGCCCTTACAATAATGGTAGAGGGCAAAGGCACTCATTTTGATCCAATAATGATTGATGCCTTTATTGAGATAGCCGATGAGTTTAAAAAAATTGCGACACAATTCACAGATACGAAAAGTCAAAAATAGCAATGATATGAAAAAAAGAAATATCAGGGATGGCGTAGGGAATACCAAATTTTGAAACTTAAACAATATTGACAAATGTTACCAAAACTAAAAGAGGGTACAGGGTACAACATATGCTCAAATCTAAACTATTTAATAAGCTGTTTAAACTTTTGCTGCTTATTTTTTTTATCGATGGATGTGATAACGGATCTGTAGGACATTGGAATTCACCAGAGTTGGTGTCTATCAAGATAAGTCCTCAGCATCAGAGCATTGAAAAGGGAACAGCACAACAATTCATGGCCACAGGTATCTACTCAAACAACACGACAGTAGATATAACGTCATCCGTAATTTGGAGTTCATCGGATGAAAATGTTGCAACTATCAACAATGGATTAGCTACTTCAAAAGCAATAGGCGGATCCATCACCATCACAGCTACTGATCAATCAACTGGAAAATCAGGAACTGCAAATCTGATCGTAACATTGTCCGTAACCGAGACAGTATTGTTATCTATAAACGTAACTCCGGTCAATCCGAATATTTACCTTGGGACAAAACAATCGTTTATCGCCACCGGGACATACTCGGATGCCACTACGAAGGATCTAACGCTATCCATGATTTGGAGTTCTTCAAACGAAACCATTGCGACTATCAGCAATACAACAGGTTTGAAGGGATTGGCCACTTCGTTAGCCGTGGGTATAACCACGATAACAGCTACTGATCCGGTCACTGGAAAATCAGGAACCTCAACACTTACCATAATAACACAGCCCGTAATTACGACAGTATTGACATCTATAGATGTCACTCCGAGCAATAAGAGTATTTACCTTGGAACAAATCAGGCTTTTATCGCCACTGGAATATACTCAGACGCCAATATGAAGACTTTGACGTCATCAGTGACATGGACATCTTCGAACACGGCTGTTGCAAGTATCAGCAATGCAGAAGGGTACAAGGGATTGGCCACTTCGTTAGCTGTGGGTGTAACCACGATAGTAGCCACTGATTCGTATACTGGAAAAACAGGAACCGCTACACTGACCGTAACTGCGGCGACACTATCGTCAATAGAAGTCACCCCTGCCAATCCGATTATTTCCCTTGGGATAAATCAGCAGTTTAAAGCCATCGGGATATACTCGGACGCCACTACTAAGGATTTAACGTCATCTGTGACATGGACATCCTCTAACACCGCTATCGCGACTATCAGCAATGCAACAGATTTAAATGGATTAGCCTCTTCAAAAGACATAGGAGGTTCTATCATAATAACAGCCA carries:
- a CDS encoding two-component system response regulator produces the protein MGDTEVILMKPTVLVVDDTPDNIFLMSNLLEEDYRVKIANNGSKALKIAFSATPPDIILLDIMMPVMDGYEVCRLLKTDAITRDIPVIFFTAKTELEDEMKGFSIGAADYITKPISPPIVLARVKTHLQLKRLHDYLKDKNEFLEDEIQRRTKEISAIQDVTILSMASLAETRDNETGNHIRRTQFYVQALSKKLRINEKYSHFLDNDKTIDILFKSAPLHDIGKVGIPDSILLKQGRLTPEEFEIMKTHTTLGRDAILSAERRLGVQLPFLKLAKEIAYTHQEKWDGSGYPEGMSGDDIPISGRLMAIADVYDALISCRVYKEAMSHEKALTIMVEGKGTHFDPIMIDAFIEIADEFKKIATQFTDTKSQK
- a CDS encoding Ig-like domain-containing protein yields the protein MLKSKLFNKLFKLLLLIFFIDGCDNGSVGHWNSPELVSIKISPQHQSIEKGTAQQFMATGIYSNNTTVDITSSVIWSSSDENVATINNGLATSKAIGGSITITATDQSTGKSGTANLIVTLSVTETVLLSINVTPVNPNIYLGTKQSFIATGTYSDATTKDLTLSMIWSSSNETIATISNTTGLKGLATSLAVGITTITATDPVTGKSGTSTLTIITQPVITTVLTSIDVTPSNKSIYLGTNQAFIATGIYSDANMKTLTSSVTWTSSNTAVASISNAEGYKGLATSLAVGVTTIVATDSYTGKTGTATLTVTAATLSSIEVTPANPIISLGINQQFKAIGIYSDATTKDLTSSVTWTSSNTAIATISNATDLNGLASSKDIGGSIIITA